One stretch of Variovorax sp. TBS-050B DNA includes these proteins:
- a CDS encoding hybrid sensor histidine kinase/response regulator has translation MSTVAVPIDPAADTVLGQRVLREHVSSVYETYSASTLTHFGFVAVFGGIIFSQLGDPRLLFWMAGLMLADVYVFFTPRWNPSRPAAESPYWARKITRLVTLVSMVTAVVPWLIVPTGNLPMTSLLMAVIVGSCARAAQSLWPLKAALFGYTLPMSLGLIAALAWQGDGLHLFLAAAGAAYLTLTLHAGIRQHRLLTESLMLRFENEALASRLGEQIAATERASREKSRFLGAASHDLRQPLHAIALFGAALENELRGRPESRNAERLMRAVNALGASLDTMLDISRLDAGVITPAFQAVQLDALFLPLNHTFSAQADQKQLQLRVRASGLWVRSDPQLLHRMLSNLVDNALKYTVQGGVTVTARRRQEMVWIEVRDTGIGIAPEQSMRIFEEFYQVDNPGRDRSRGLGIGLSIVQRLSRLLGHPVEMHSRPGRGTHFRVVLPAMSAQPASPPGLLAAGLAEGRQQAMRRAASALPARVLLLDDESDIREAMTGLLRSYGVDASAVEDEAGAAAVLEQARREARPFDLLMCDYRLADGADGLDVGLRLCREGRGGAAALPLLLVTGETSPDRLQRVRESGIPVLFKPVGADSLLHAMKQAIGAEAAQK, from the coding sequence TTGAGCACGGTCGCCGTTCCGATCGATCCGGCGGCCGACACCGTGCTCGGCCAGCGCGTCCTGCGCGAACACGTCTCGTCGGTGTACGAGACCTACAGCGCTTCGACGCTGACGCACTTCGGCTTCGTGGCGGTGTTCGGCGGCATCATCTTCTCGCAGCTCGGCGACCCGCGGCTGCTGTTCTGGATGGCGGGGCTGATGCTCGCCGACGTCTACGTGTTCTTCACGCCGCGCTGGAACCCCTCGCGCCCGGCGGCCGAAAGTCCGTACTGGGCGCGCAAGATCACGCGGCTGGTCACGCTCGTCAGCATGGTCACGGCGGTGGTGCCGTGGCTGATCGTGCCGACGGGCAACCTGCCGATGACCTCGCTGCTGATGGCGGTGATCGTGGGCAGTTGCGCGCGCGCGGCGCAATCGCTCTGGCCGCTGAAGGCGGCGCTCTTCGGCTACACGCTGCCCATGTCGCTGGGCCTGATCGCGGCGCTGGCCTGGCAGGGCGACGGGTTGCACCTGTTCCTCGCGGCGGCTGGCGCGGCCTACCTGACGCTCACGCTGCATGCGGGCATCCGCCAGCACCGGCTGCTCACCGAGTCGCTGATGCTGCGCTTCGAGAACGAGGCGCTCGCGAGCCGGCTCGGCGAGCAGATCGCCGCCACCGAGCGCGCGAGCAGGGAGAAAAGCCGCTTCCTGGGCGCGGCGAGCCATGACCTGCGCCAGCCGCTGCATGCGATCGCGCTCTTCGGCGCCGCGCTCGAGAACGAGCTGCGCGGCAGGCCGGAGAGCCGGAACGCCGAGCGGCTGATGCGTGCCGTGAACGCACTGGGCGCTTCGCTGGACACCATGCTCGACATCTCGCGGCTCGACGCCGGCGTGATCACGCCGGCGTTCCAGGCGGTGCAGCTCGATGCGCTCTTCCTGCCGCTCAACCACACCTTCTCGGCGCAGGCGGATCAAAAGCAGCTCCAGCTGCGCGTGCGCGCCAGCGGCCTGTGGGTGCGCAGCGATCCGCAGCTGCTGCACCGCATGCTTTCCAACCTGGTGGACAACGCGCTCAAGTACACCGTGCAGGGCGGCGTGACCGTCACGGCACGCAGGCGCCAGGAGATGGTGTGGATCGAGGTGCGGGACACCGGCATCGGCATTGCGCCCGAACAATCGATGCGCATCTTCGAGGAGTTCTATCAGGTCGACAATCCCGGCCGCGACCGCTCGCGCGGGCTCGGCATCGGCCTGTCGATCGTGCAGCGCCTCTCGCGGCTGCTGGGGCATCCGGTGGAGATGCATTCGCGGCCCGGCCGCGGGACCCACTTCCGCGTGGTGCTCCCCGCGATGAGCGCGCAGCCGGCTTCGCCGCCCGGGCTGCTGGCGGCCGGCCTGGCCGAGGGCCGCCAGCAGGCGATGCGCCGCGCCGCTTCCGCGCTGCCCGCGCGGGTGCTGCTGCTCGACGACGAGTCGGACATCCGGGAGGCCATGACCGGCCTGCTGCGCTCGTACGGCGTCGATGCGTCCGCGGTGGAGGACGAAGCCGGCGCGGCCGCCGTGCTGGAACAGGCCCGGCGCGAAGCACGGCCCTTCGACCTGCTGATGTGCGACTACCGGCTGGCCGACGGCGCCGACGGGCTCGACGTGGGCCTGCGGCTCTGCCGGGAGGGCCGCGGCGGCGCGGCCGCCTTGCCGCTGCTGCTCGTGACCGGCGAGACCTCGCCCGATCGGCTGCAGCGCGTCCGCGAATCGGGCATTCCGGTGCTGTTCAAGCCCGTCGGCGCCGACTCCCTGCTGCACGCGATGAAGCAGGCGATCGGCGCCGAAGCCGCGCAAAAGTAG
- a CDS encoding response regulator transcription factor, translating into MPAARPAAILVVDDHDLLRLGVCALVQAQAASQGAGIEVFEAGNVADALALYDKHRASISLVLLDLALPDARGLSGLAEFRLRHPAARIVVLSGTGNTSLAQGALAMGASAFLPKSADLKEVVGFIRACGLLGGQPTEMPPSSAAPSRTAGAAADLPHASAWQELTPRQMQVLQWVLEGKANKEIAQLANLSEGTVKNHVSTILLLFGMRSRSQLISALH; encoded by the coding sequence ATGCCGGCGGCGCGGCCGGCCGCCATTCTGGTGGTGGACGATCACGACCTGCTGCGGCTGGGCGTGTGCGCGCTGGTCCAGGCGCAGGCGGCCTCGCAGGGGGCCGGCATCGAGGTGTTCGAGGCCGGCAATGTCGCGGACGCACTGGCGCTCTACGACAAGCACCGCGCGTCCATCAGCCTCGTGCTGCTGGACCTCGCGCTGCCGGACGCGCGCGGCCTCAGCGGCCTGGCGGAATTCCGCCTGCGCCATCCGGCGGCGCGCATCGTCGTGCTGTCGGGCACCGGCAACACCTCGCTGGCGCAGGGGGCGCTGGCGATGGGGGCGAGCGCCTTCCTGCCGAAATCGGCCGACCTGAAGGAAGTGGTGGGATTCATCCGCGCCTGCGGCCTGCTCGGCGGCCAGCCGACCGAGATGCCGCCCTCGTCCGCCGCGCCGTCGCGTACCGCCGGTGCGGCGGCCGATCTTCCCCATGCCAGTGCCTGGCAGGAACTCACGCCGCGCCAGATGCAGGTGCTGCAGTGGGTGCTCGAGGGCAAGGCCAACAAGGAAATCGCCCAGCTTGCCAATCTCAGCGAAGGCACGGTCAAGAACCACGTCTCGACGATCCTCCTGCTGTTCGGCATGCGTTCCCGGTCCCAGCTGATCAGCGCGCTGCATTGA
- a CDS encoding Mpo1-like protein, with translation MMHTADAPLAAGDRKVDRLLAHYGESHRHPTNELIHFIAIPAIMLSLVGLLFAIHPWVAYVFVAASLVYYATLRSPAFLITMLIGTAAVLALVHAMGDLVLPVSVAIFVVAWIFQFVGHKIEGRKPSFFEDIQYLWVGPLFVLSRLFLRLGIRW, from the coding sequence ATGATGCACACCGCCGACGCCCCCCTGGCCGCAGGCGACCGCAAGGTCGACCGGCTGCTGGCCCACTACGGGGAGAGCCACCGCCATCCGACCAACGAGCTGATCCACTTCATCGCCATACCCGCGATCATGCTGAGCCTGGTCGGCCTGCTGTTCGCGATTCATCCGTGGGTCGCCTATGTCTTCGTGGCCGCCAGCCTCGTCTACTACGCCACGCTGCGCTCGCCTGCCTTTCTGATCACCATGCTGATCGGCACGGCGGCGGTTCTGGCGCTGGTCCACGCGATGGGCGACCTTGTTTTGCCGGTCTCCGTCGCCATCTTCGTGGTGGCATGGATCTTTCAGTTCGTCGGCCACAAGATCGAGGGCCGGAAACCTTCCTTCTTCGAAGACATCCAATACCTCTGGGTGGGGCCCCTGTTCGTACTCTCGAGGCTGTTCCTGCGCCTGGGTATCCGCTGGTAA
- the rpoH gene encoding RNA polymerase sigma factor RpoH gives MTTLSGASANQLAVANPWSMVPPLGNLDAYISAANRLPMLTLEEEQGYARRLRDHNDLEAAGALILSHLRLVVSISRQYLGYGLPHGDLIQEGNVGLMKAVKRFDPDQGVRLVSYAMHWIKAEIHEYILKNWRMVKVATTKAQRKLFFNLRSMKQGFKADSAAADNGTHRETLSPDEVSQMATKLNVKPEEVLEMETRLAGGDVLLDPSPSDDGEEAFGPIAYLADATQEPTALLESQQRDRLSSDGIATALEALDDRSRRIVEERWLKVNDDGSGGMTLHDLAAVYGVSAERIRQIEVAAMKKMKKALADYA, from the coding sequence ATGACCACGCTGTCTGGAGCCTCTGCCAACCAGCTCGCCGTCGCCAATCCATGGTCGATGGTGCCGCCCCTGGGCAACCTGGATGCCTATATTTCGGCCGCCAACCGCCTGCCGATGCTCACGCTCGAAGAAGAGCAGGGCTACGCACGCCGTCTGCGCGACCACAACGACCTCGAAGCGGCCGGTGCGCTGATCCTCTCGCACCTGCGCCTCGTGGTGTCGATCTCGCGCCAGTACCTGGGTTACGGCCTGCCGCACGGCGACCTGATCCAGGAAGGCAACGTCGGCCTGATGAAGGCCGTGAAGCGCTTCGACCCGGACCAGGGCGTCCGGCTCGTGAGCTACGCCATGCACTGGATCAAGGCCGAGATCCACGAGTACATCCTGAAGAACTGGCGCATGGTCAAGGTCGCGACGACCAAGGCCCAGCGCAAGCTGTTCTTCAACCTGCGCTCGATGAAGCAGGGCTTCAAGGCCGATTCGGCCGCGGCCGACAACGGCACGCACCGCGAGACGCTGAGCCCCGACGAGGTCTCGCAGATGGCGACGAAGCTCAACGTCAAGCCGGAAGAAGTGCTCGAGATGGAAACCCGGCTCGCAGGCGGCGACGTGCTGCTCGATCCGAGCCCTTCCGACGACGGCGAAGAAGCCTTCGGACCGATCGCCTACCTGGCCGATGCGACGCAGGAGCCCACCGCGCTGCTCGAATCGCAGCAGCGCGACCGGCTCTCGAGCGACGGCATCGCGACCGCGCTCGAAGCGCTGGACGACCGCAGCCGCCGCATCGTCGAGGAGCGCTGGCTCAAGGTCAACGACGACGGCTCGGGCGGCATGACGCTGCACGACCTGGCGGCGGTCTACGGCGTCAGCGCCGAGCGCATCCGCCAGATCGAGGTGGCGGCCATGAAGAAGATGAAGAAGGCGCTCGCCGACTACGCCTGA
- a CDS encoding DNA alkylation repair protein, with the protein MDAAAAAAAAAALASVAHLKGRKGAFRIALIPPEVLRGLNDGLLETVNLNEFLALELPQLARSVARHIGLDAESERLADTLAMLPAFKPMQRHGHIARALYDLAAVHAERDAVAHRLATHASDAARCWAAQWVALSGLPLAARLDAVRRFAADPHFGVREIAWMAVRDAVIDALDEALVLLQPWTADADPNIRRFASELTRPRGVWCVQIEALKAEPWRALPLLEALRADDSRYVQNSVANWLNDASKTQPEWVDRLGARWLAESDTPATRYIVRRALRTLGKQA; encoded by the coding sequence ATGGATGCCGCCGCTGCCGCCGCTGCCGCCGCCGCGCTCGCTTCCGTCGCGCACCTGAAGGGGCGCAAGGGCGCGTTCCGCATCGCGCTGATCCCGCCCGAGGTGCTGCGCGGGCTCAACGACGGGCTGCTCGAGACCGTCAACCTCAACGAATTCCTGGCGCTGGAGCTGCCGCAGCTCGCACGCAGCGTGGCGCGCCACATCGGCCTCGACGCCGAGAGCGAGCGGCTGGCCGATACGCTCGCGATGCTCCCTGCGTTCAAGCCGATGCAGCGGCACGGCCACATCGCGCGTGCGCTCTACGACCTGGCCGCCGTCCATGCCGAGCGCGATGCCGTCGCCCACCGGCTTGCCACGCATGCGAGCGACGCCGCGCGCTGCTGGGCTGCGCAGTGGGTCGCGCTCTCGGGCCTGCCGCTGGCCGCGCGGCTGGACGCGGTGCGGCGCTTTGCCGCCGACCCGCATTTCGGTGTGCGCGAGATCGCCTGGATGGCGGTGCGCGACGCGGTGATCGACGCGCTCGACGAAGCGCTGGTGCTGCTGCAGCCCTGGACCGCCGACGCCGACCCGAACATCCGCCGCTTCGCGAGCGAACTCACGCGGCCGCGCGGCGTGTGGTGCGTGCAGATCGAGGCGCTCAAGGCCGAACCCTGGCGCGCGCTGCCGCTGCTCGAGGCGCTGCGCGCCGACGACAGCCGCTACGTGCAGAACTCAGTGGCGAACTGGCTCAACGACGCGAGCAAGACCCAGCCCGAATGGGTCGACCGGCTCGGCGCGCGCTGGCTGGCGGAATCCGACACGCCGGCCACGCGCTACATCGTGCGGCGGGCGCTGCGCACGCTCGGCAAGCAGGCCTGA
- a CDS encoding SCO family protein has product MNKRNVLRMMAGGAAWAGLAATLGLAACSKEAAKPSFNAIDITGADYARDFSLKDADGKVRTLADFKGKVVVLFFGYAQCPDVCPTTMTEMAQVKQQLGSDADKLQVVFVTVDPARDTPEVLKAYMGAFDPAFVALIPTPEQLAATAKDFKVYYKKVDGKTPTSYSMDHSAASFVYDTEGRLRLYARYGTGVAPMVADVKALLQS; this is encoded by the coding sequence ATGAACAAGCGAAATGTCCTTCGAATGATGGCCGGCGGCGCCGCATGGGCCGGCCTGGCCGCCACCCTGGGCCTCGCGGCCTGCAGCAAGGAGGCCGCCAAGCCGAGCTTCAACGCCATCGACATCACGGGCGCCGACTACGCCCGCGACTTCTCGCTCAAGGACGCCGATGGCAAGGTCCGCACGCTCGCGGACTTCAAGGGCAAGGTGGTGGTGCTGTTCTTCGGCTACGCGCAGTGCCCCGACGTCTGTCCCACCACCATGACCGAGATGGCGCAGGTCAAGCAGCAGCTCGGCAGCGACGCCGACAAGCTGCAGGTGGTGTTCGTCACCGTCGATCCCGCGCGCGACACGCCCGAAGTGCTCAAGGCCTACATGGGGGCCTTCGATCCGGCCTTCGTCGCGCTCATCCCCACGCCCGAGCAGCTCGCCGCCACGGCCAAGGACTTCAAGGTCTACTACAAGAAGGTCGATGGCAAGACGCCCACCAGCTACTCCATGGACCATTCGGCCGCGAGCTTCGTCTACGACACCGAGGGCCGGCTGCGGCTCTATGCGCGCTACGGCACGGGCGTGGCGCCGATGGTGGCGGACGTGAAGGCGCTGCTGCAGTCCTGA
- the cyoE gene encoding heme o synthase: MSTPISVQQTSTVGVLRQFYALTKPRVVQLIVFCALIGMVLAVPGLPTWADVQRAALACIGIWLVAGAAAAFNCLVEKGIDAKMKRTAWRPTARGQLSDLQALVFSAVLCAAGSALLWFKVNPLTMWLTFATFVGYAVIYTVILKPLTPQNIVIGGASGAMPPVLGWTAMTGEVGPQALVLFLIIFLWTPPHFWALALYRVEDYRKAGLPMLPVTHGNEFTRLQVLLYTFILFAACLMPFIYGMSGWLYLVVAVAVSIGFTGYAFALWRNYSDTLARKTFRFSLIHLSVLFAALLVDHYLR, from the coding sequence GTGAGCACGCCGATTTCCGTGCAGCAGACCAGCACCGTCGGCGTGCTGCGTCAGTTCTATGCGCTCACCAAGCCGCGCGTGGTGCAGCTGATCGTCTTCTGCGCGCTCATCGGCATGGTGCTGGCCGTGCCCGGCCTGCCGACCTGGGCCGACGTGCAGCGCGCCGCGCTCGCATGCATCGGCATCTGGCTCGTGGCGGGCGCTGCGGCGGCGTTCAACTGCCTGGTCGAGAAGGGCATCGACGCCAAGATGAAACGCACCGCCTGGCGACCCACGGCGCGCGGGCAGCTCAGCGACCTGCAGGCGCTGGTGTTCTCGGCGGTGTTGTGCGCGGCCGGCTCGGCGCTGCTGTGGTTCAAGGTCAATCCGCTCACGATGTGGCTAACCTTCGCCACCTTCGTGGGCTATGCGGTGATCTACACCGTGATCCTGAAGCCGCTCACGCCGCAGAACATCGTGATCGGCGGCGCCTCGGGCGCGATGCCGCCGGTGCTCGGCTGGACCGCGATGACGGGCGAGGTGGGGCCGCAGGCGCTGGTCCTGTTCCTCATCATCTTCCTGTGGACGCCGCCGCACTTCTGGGCGCTGGCGCTCTACCGCGTCGAGGACTACCGCAAGGCCGGCCTGCCGATGCTGCCCGTGACGCACGGCAACGAGTTCACGCGGCTGCAGGTGCTGCTCTACACCTTCATCCTGTTCGCCGCCTGCCTGATGCCCTTCATCTACGGCATGAGCGGATGGCTCTACCTCGTCGTGGCGGTGGCCGTGAGCATCGGCTTCACCGGCTATGCGTTCGCGCTCTGGCGCAACTACTCCGACACGCTGGCGCGGAAGACCTTCCGCTTCTCGCTGATCCACCTGAGCGTGCTGTTCGCGGCACTGCTCGTCGACCACTACCTGCGCTGA
- a CDS encoding COX15/CtaA family protein, whose product MDTGSLYDLTPIAWLMAAGVLIALGPLLWVWRRNAGAGPARRLHALTVLTLFLTFDLTLFGAFTRLTDSGLGCPDWPGCYGNASPVGARHEIAMAQSAQPTGPVTHGKAWVEMIHRYLATGVGVLILTLAAATWIVRRRQRRAPAPADAGEHATLSAWWPAATLVWVCLQGAFGALTVTWKLFPAIVTLHLLGAVVLLVLLCIQAVRYRQAAADRLPVVVSPGLRMGLMLTSALLLLQIALGGWVSTNYAVLACTQFPTCQGSWWPPMNFVQGFEIWRHLGVTGDGAPLDFSALTAIHYTHRLMAYAVFAALGVLAWRLRAIAALRPQARWLAGLALLQLATGLGNVLLGWPLAAAVLHTGGAAALAVVLTWAICESRRAPATMAVHDHDNRAPGAPGPHTNPREAAA is encoded by the coding sequence ATGGACACCGGTTCGCTCTACGACCTCACGCCCATCGCCTGGCTGATGGCGGCCGGCGTGCTGATCGCGCTCGGACCGCTGCTGTGGGTCTGGCGCCGCAACGCGGGTGCCGGGCCGGCGCGCCGGCTGCATGCGCTCACGGTGCTCACGCTCTTCCTCACCTTCGACCTCACGCTCTTCGGCGCCTTCACCCGGCTCACCGACTCTGGCCTGGGCTGTCCCGATTGGCCCGGTTGCTACGGCAACGCGAGCCCGGTGGGCGCGCGCCACGAGATCGCGATGGCGCAGTCGGCCCAGCCGACCGGCCCCGTGACGCACGGCAAGGCCTGGGTCGAGATGATCCACCGCTATCTCGCCACCGGCGTCGGCGTGCTGATCCTCACGCTCGCGGCCGCCACCTGGATCGTGCGGCGGCGCCAGCGGCGCGCGCCCGCCCCGGCGGACGCCGGCGAACACGCCACGCTGAGCGCCTGGTGGCCCGCGGCGACGCTGGTGTGGGTCTGCCTGCAGGGCGCCTTCGGCGCGCTGACCGTGACCTGGAAGCTCTTTCCCGCCATCGTCACGCTGCACCTGCTGGGCGCCGTGGTGTTGCTGGTGCTGCTGTGCATCCAGGCGGTGCGCTACCGGCAGGCCGCCGCCGACCGCCTGCCCGTGGTCGTGTCGCCGGGGCTGCGCATGGGGCTGATGCTCACTTCGGCGCTGCTGCTGCTGCAGATCGCGCTCGGCGGCTGGGTCAGCACCAACTACGCCGTGCTGGCCTGCACCCAGTTCCCGACCTGTCAGGGCAGCTGGTGGCCGCCGATGAACTTCGTCCAGGGCTTCGAGATCTGGCGCCACCTCGGCGTGACCGGCGACGGCGCACCGCTCGATTTCTCCGCGCTCACGGCGATCCACTACACGCACCGGCTGATGGCCTATGCAGTGTTCGCAGCGCTCGGCGTGCTCGCCTGGCGTCTTCGCGCCATTGCCGCGCTGCGGCCGCAGGCGCGCTGGCTCGCGGGGCTCGCGCTGCTGCAGCTCGCCACCGGGCTCGGCAACGTGCTGCTCGGCTGGCCGCTCGCCGCCGCCGTGCTCCACACCGGCGGCGCCGCGGCCCTGGCGGTGGTGCTGACGTGGGCCATCTGCGAAAGCCGCCGCGCGCCCGCCACCATGGCGGTACATGACCACGACAACCGGGCGCCGGGCGCGCCGGGCCCACACACCAACCCCAGGGAGGCCGCCGCGTGA
- a CDS encoding SURF1 family protein, giving the protein MTPEPLRARAAPRRPGRFLLVTLAALLTVATTVSLGRWQLSRAAQKEALQAEIDAQKQKPPLDQAEFLALESPVNALHRPVRLRGLWLSPQTVYLDNRQMHGVPGFYVLTPFALEGSDQTVMVQRGWVQRNFNDRTQLGAVETPPGIVEVTGLIEPPPGHLFELGKPAAAASAPAGEGSSPIRQNLDLEAFRAETKLPLRTDVSLQQVGAASEGLQRDWPAPALGLEKHYGYAFQWFGLSALVVILYVWFQLIAPIRRSRRRARDATDRF; this is encoded by the coding sequence GTGACGCCCGAACCTCTCCGCGCCCGAGCGGCGCCCCGGCGGCCAGGCCGCTTCCTGCTGGTCACGCTGGCGGCGTTGCTGACGGTCGCGACCACCGTGTCGCTCGGCCGCTGGCAGCTCTCGCGCGCGGCGCAGAAGGAGGCGCTGCAGGCCGAGATCGACGCCCAGAAGCAGAAACCGCCGCTCGACCAGGCCGAATTCCTCGCGCTGGAGTCGCCGGTCAATGCGCTGCACCGCCCGGTGCGCCTGCGCGGGCTCTGGCTGTCGCCGCAGACGGTCTACCTCGACAACCGGCAGATGCACGGCGTGCCGGGCTTCTACGTGCTCACGCCCTTCGCCCTCGAAGGCAGCGACCAGACCGTGATGGTCCAGCGCGGCTGGGTGCAGCGCAATTTCAACGACCGCACGCAGCTCGGCGCGGTCGAGACGCCGCCGGGCATCGTCGAAGTGACGGGGCTGATCGAGCCGCCGCCCGGCCATCTGTTCGAACTCGGCAAGCCCGCGGCGGCCGCCTCGGCACCGGCCGGCGAGGGGTCTTCGCCCATCCGGCAGAATCTCGACCTGGAGGCATTCCGCGCCGAAACCAAGCTGCCGCTGCGCACCGACGTGTCGCTGCAGCAGGTCGGCGCCGCTTCCGAGGGGTTGCAGCGCGACTGGCCGGCACCCGCTCTGGGTCTGGAGAAGCACTACGGCTATGCATTCCAGTGGTTCGGGCTCTCAGCCCTCGTGGTCATCCTCTATGTCTGGTTCCAACTCATTGCCCCCATCCGCCGCTCGAGGCGCCGCGCACGCGATGCAACCGACCGCTTCTGA
- a CDS encoding twin transmembrane helix small protein, translated as MKYFIALLFVGIFASLAFALFYMLKDGRNGRAKTGGMARALTFRIGLSVVLFLCMLLAWKLGYIQPTGLPVGK; from the coding sequence ATGAAATATTTCATCGCCCTGCTTTTCGTGGGCATCTTCGCGAGCCTGGCCTTCGCGCTCTTCTACATGCTGAAGGACGGGCGCAACGGGCGCGCCAAGACCGGCGGCATGGCGCGCGCGCTCACCTTTCGGATCGGCCTCTCGGTGGTTTTGTTCCTCTGCATGCTGCTGGCCTGGAAACTCGGCTACATCCAGCCCACCGGGCTCCCGGTCGGCAAGTAG
- a CDS encoding cytochrome c oxidase subunit 3 yields MSPTTHGSTPYYFVPGPSAYPVLSAIGLFFVILGAGQWINGHQWGAWSLLIGMLIWLGTLFSWFRAAVGESESGQYGHKIDLSYRWSMSWFIFSEVMFFGAFFTALWWARTHALPSLGSLDNALLWPDFKAVWPSVAPGATGSPADIVEPFQTVGPFWLPTINTALLLSSGVTLTIAHHALRVGHRAQTIRFMWLTVLLGLVFLGVQGYEYFHLYTDLNLKLNSGAYGSTFFMLTGFHGLHVFIGMLMLLFITLRLQKGHFTPERHFGFEGAAWYWHFVDVVWLGLYVLVYWL; encoded by the coding sequence ATGAGTCCCACCACCCACGGCAGCACGCCCTACTACTTCGTGCCAGGGCCCTCGGCCTATCCGGTCCTGTCCGCGATCGGCCTGTTCTTCGTGATCCTCGGCGCCGGGCAGTGGATCAACGGCCATCAATGGGGCGCGTGGTCGTTGCTGATCGGCATGCTGATCTGGCTCGGCACGCTGTTCTCGTGGTTCCGCGCCGCGGTCGGCGAGAGCGAGAGCGGCCAGTACGGCCACAAGATCGACCTCTCGTACCGCTGGAGCATGAGCTGGTTCATCTTCTCGGAAGTGATGTTCTTCGGCGCCTTCTTCACGGCGCTTTGGTGGGCCCGCACGCACGCGCTGCCCTCGCTCGGCAGCCTCGACAACGCGCTGCTCTGGCCCGACTTCAAGGCCGTGTGGCCGAGCGTCGCACCGGGTGCGACCGGCTCGCCGGCCGACATCGTCGAGCCGTTCCAGACGGTCGGTCCGTTCTGGCTGCCCACCATCAACACCGCGCTGCTGCTGAGCTCGGGCGTCACGCTCACCATCGCCCACCACGCGCTGCGCGTCGGCCACCGGGCGCAGACGATCCGCTTCATGTGGCTCACCGTGCTGCTCGGCTTGGTCTTCCTCGGCGTGCAGGGCTACGAGTACTTCCACCTCTACACCGATCTGAACCTCAAGCTCAATTCGGGCGCCTACGGTTCGACCTTCTTCATGCTGACCGGCTTCCACGGCCTGCACGTGTTCATCGGCATGCTGATGCTGCTGTTCATCACGCTGCGCCTGCAGAAGGGCCACTTCACGCCCGAGCGGCACTTCGGCTTCGAAGGCGCGGCCTGGTACTGGCACTTCGTCGACGTGGTCTGGCTCGGCCTCTACGTGCTGGTCTACTGGCTTTGA